From Ailuropoda melanoleuca isolate Jingjing chromosome 8, ASM200744v2, whole genome shotgun sequence, a single genomic window includes:
- the NUMA1 gene encoding nuclear mitotic apparatus protein 1 isoform X2, with product MTLHATRAAALLSWVNSLHVASPVEAVPQLQDCSVFIKIIDSIHGTDEGQQILQQPVPERLKFVCSFLQKNQKHPSSPECLVSVQKVIEGSELELAKMTMLLLYHSTVGSRSPRDWGQFEYKIQAELAVILKFVLDHEDGLNLNEDLENFLQKAPVPSPCSSTISEELSPPSHQAKREVRFLELQKVASSSGNNFLSGSPASPMGDILQTPQFQMRRLKKQLADERNNRDELELELAENRKLLTEKDAQIAVMQQRIDRLALLNEKQAASPLEPRELEELRGKNESLTVRLHETLKQCQDLKTEKSQMDRKINQLSEENGELSFKLREFASHLQQLQGALNDLTEEHSKATREWVEKQAHLEKELSTAVQDKKCLEEKNEILQGKLSQLEEQLAQLQENPPREKGEVLGDVLQMETLKQEAASLAADNTQLQARVEALEAEQGQREAKLLAERGHFEEEKQQLAGLIAELQGSLSNLSQAKEELEQASKAQGARLSAQVATLTSELTTLNATLQQQDQELAGLKQQAKQEQAQFAQTLEQQEQASQGLRQQLEQLSSSLKQKEQQLVEAAQEQEAARRDHAQRLAAAVEERQASLKQRDSALQQLEALEKEKTAKLEVLQQQLQAANEAQDSAQASVTQAQQEKAELSQKVEELRACVEAARQEQCEAQAQVAELKAQLRSEQQKATERERVAQEKGQFQEQVRALEESLKITKGSLEEEKRRASDALEEQQRHISKLEAETRCLVEQHKQEQKELEEEKAGRKGLEARLRQLGEAHEVEMEALRRELAEAIASQREAEGECEQLAKEVATWRERYEDSQQEEAQYGAMFQEQLMTLKEECEKARQELQEAKEKVAGIEAHSELQISRQQSEVAQLHANLARALQQVQEKEVRAQKLADDLSALQEKMAATGKEVARLEALVRKAGEQQETASRELLKEPPRAGDREAEWPEEQQGRQFCSTQAALQAMEREAEQMGSELERLRAALIESQGQQQEERGQQEREVARLTQERGRAQADLALEKAAKAELEMRLQNALNEQRVEFATLQEALAHALREKEGKDQELAKLRGQEAAQRTELGELQQTVQRLREQLAKKEEERQQSLGPTGGEDPSGSGVQSESPGKSARKGPELEALRAEVSKLERQCREHQEKASGLERSLERERASRAEQSGALEALQGQLEEKAQELGRSRDTLATAQRELATLRAKAQDHSKAEDEWKTQVARGQQEAERKNSLISSLEEEVSILNRQVLEKEGESKELKRLVVAESEKSQKLEERLRLLQAETASNSARAAERSSALREEVQSLREEAEKQRVASESLRQELASQAERAEELGQELKTWQEKFFQKEQALSALQLEHTSTQALVSELLPAKHLCQQLQAEQAAAEKRHRDELEQSKQAAGGLRAELMRAQRELGELGPLRQKVAEQERAAQQLRAEKASYAEQLSMLKKAHGLLAEENRGLGERASLGRQYLEVELDQAREKYGQELAAVRADAETRLAEMQREAQNTARELEVMTAKYEGAKVKVLEERQRFQDERQKLTAQVEQLEVFQREQTKQVEELTKKLADHDQASKVQQQKLKAQGGESQQEAQRLQAQLNELQAQLNQKEQAAEHYKLQMEKAKTHYDAKKQQNQELQEQLRGLEQLQKENKELRAEAERLGRELQQAGLKTKEAEQTCRHLTAQVRSLEAQVAHADQQLRDLGKFQVATDALKSREPQAKPQLDLSIDSLDLSCEEGTPLTITSKLPRTQPDGTSIPGEPASPISQRLPPKVESLESLYFTPIPARGQAPLESSLDSLGDVFLDSGRKTRSARRRTTQIINITMTKKLDVEEPDSANSSFYSTQSAPASQAGPRATSSTQSLARLGSPDDGNSALLSLPGYRPTTRSSARRSQAGVSSGAPPGRNSFYMGTCQDEPEQLDDWNRIAELQQRNRVCPPHLKTCYPLESRPSLSLATITDEEMKTGDPRETLRRASMQPAQIAEGAGITTRQQRKRVSSEPHQGPGTPESKKATSCFPRPMTPRDRHEGRKQSTTEAQKKAAAPAAKQADRRQSMAFSILNTPKKLGNSLLRRGASKKALSKASPTTRSGTRRSPRIATTAASAATAALAAATATPRAKGKAKH from the exons GCTGAGTTAGCAGTCATTCTCAAGTTTGTGCTGGACCATGAGGATGGGCTGAACCTAAATGAGGACCTAGAGAACTTCTTGCAGAAAG CTCCTGTCCCTTCTCCTTGCTCCAGCACCATCTCTGAAGAGCTGTCCCCACCCAGCCACCAGGCCAAAAGGGAGGTTCGCTTCCTAGAGCTGCAGAAGGTTGCCTCTTCCAGCGGGAACAA CTTCCTCTCAGGTTCTCCAGCCTCCCCCATGGGCGACATCCTGCAGACTCCACAATTCCAGATGAGACGGCTGAAGAAGCAGCTTgcagatgagagaaataatagagatgagctggagctggagctggccGAGAACCGCAAGCTCCTCACTGAGAAGG ACGCACAGATAGCGGTGATGCAGCAGCGCATTGACCGCCTGGCTCTGCTGAACGAGAAGCAGGCGGCCAGCCCGCTGGAGCCCCGGGAGCTTGAGGAGCTCCGTGGCAAGAACGAGAG CCTCACTGTGCGTCTCCATGAAACCCTGAAGCAATGCCAGGACCTGAAGACAGAGAAGAGCCAGATGGATCGCAAAATTAACCAGCTTTCTGAGGAGAATGGGGAGCTTTCCTTTAAG CTCCGGGAGTTTGCCAGTCACCTGCAGCAACTACAGGGTGCCCTTAACGACCTGACGGAAGAGCACAGCAAGGCCACTCGAGAGTGGGTGGAGAAACAGGCCCATCTCGAGAAGGAGCTCAGCACGGCCGTGCAGGACAAG AAATGCcttgaagaaaagaatgaaatccttcAGGGAAAACTTTCACAGCTGGAAGAACAGTTGGCCCAGCTGCAGGAGAACCCACCCCGGGAGAAGGGCGAAGTGTTGGGGGACGTCTTGCAG ATGGAAACCCTGAAGCAAGAGGCGGCCTCTCTTGCCGCAGACAACACCCAGCTCCAAGCCAGGGTGGAGGCGCTGGAGGCTGAGCAGGGCCAACGGGAAGCCAAGCTGCTTGCCGAGCGGGGCCACTTCgaagaagaaaagcagcagctGGCCGGCCTCATTGCCGAGCTGCAGGGCTCCCTGTCCAACCTCAGCCAGGCGAAGGAAGAGCTGGAGCAGGCCTCTAAGGCTCAGGGGGCCCGGCTGTCTGCCCAGGTGGCCACGCTGACTTCGGAGCTCACCACCCTCAATGCCACTCTCCAGCAGCAGGATCAAGAACTGGCCGGCTTGAAGCAGCAGGCCAAACAGGAGCAGGCCCAGTTCGCACAGACCCTCGAGCAGCAAGAACAGGCCTCCCAGGGCCTTCGCCAGCAGTTGGAGCAGCTGAGCAGCAGCCTGAAGCAAAAGGAGCAACAGTTGGTGGAAGCCGCCCAGGAGCAGGAGGCGGCCAGGCGAGACCATGCCCAGCGACTGGCCGCTGCTGTCGAGGAGCGGCAGGCTTCTTTAAAGCAGAGGGATTCGGCCCTCCAGCAGCTGGAAGCGTTGGAGAAGGAGAAGACTGCCAAGCTAGAGGTCCTGCAACAGCAACTTCAGGCCGCTAATGAAGCCCAGGACAGCGCCCAGGCCTCAGTGACTCAGGCCCAGCAGGAGAAGGCAGAGCTGAGCCAGAAGGTGGAGGAACTCCGTGCCTGTGTTGAGGCAGCCCGCCAGGAGCAGTGTGAGGCCCAGGCCCAGGTGGCAGAGCTAAAGGCCCAGCTGAGGTCCGAGCAGCAAAAAGCAACCGAAAGAGAAAGGGTGGCCCAGGAGAAGGGCCAGTTCCAGGAGCAGGTCCGGGCTCTTGAGGAGTCCTTGAAGATCACCAAGGGCAGCCTGGAAGAGGAGAAGCGCAGGGCCTCAGATGCCCTGGAAGAGCAGCAGCGTCACATCTCCAAGCTGGAGGCAGAGACCCGGTGTCTGGTAGAACAGCATAAGCAGGAACAGAAGGAGCTAGAAGAAGAGAAGGCTGGGCGCAAGGGGCTGGAGGCCCGATTACGGCAGCTGGGGGAGGCCCATGAGGTCGAGATGGAAGCCCTGCGGCGGGAGCTGGCAGAGGCCATAGCCTCCCAGCGTGAGGCGGAGGGTGAGTGTGAACAGCTTGCCAAAGAGGTGGCCACCTGGCGCGAGCGGTACgaggacagccagcaagaggagGCACAGTACGGCGCCATGTTCCAGGAACAGCTGATGACCCTGAAGGAGGAATGCGAGAAGGCCCGCCAGGAACTACAGGAGGCCAAGGAGAAGGTGGCAGGGATCGAGGCCCACAGCGAGCTCCAGATCAGCCGGCAGCAGAGTGAAGTAGCTCAGCTTCATGCCAACCTGGCCAGAGCCCTCCAGCAGGTCCAGGAGAAGGAGGTCAGGGCCCAGAAGCTGGCAGACGACCTCTCCGCTCTGCAGGAGAAGATGGCTGCCACCGGCAAGGAGGTGGCCCGCCTCGAGGCCTTGGTGCGCAAGGCAGGAGAGCAGCAGGAAACGGCCTCCCGTGAGCTACTCAAGGAGCCGCCGAGGGcaggagacagagaggcagagtggCCGGAAGAGCAGCAGGGACGCCAGTTCTGCAGCACACAGGCGGCACTGCAGGCCATGGAGCGGGAGGCCGAGCAGATGGGCAGTGAACTGGAGAGGCTGCGGGCTGCGCTGATCGAGAGCCAGggccagcagcaggaggagcgtgggcagcaggagagggaggtggCTCGCCTGACCCAGGAGCGGGGCCGGGCCCAGGCCGATCTTGCCCTGGAGAAGGCTGCCAAGGCAGAGCTGGAGATGCGGCTGCAGAATGCCCTCAATGAGCAGCGTGTGGAGTTCGCGACCCTGCAGGAAGCCCTGGCCCACGCcctgagggaaaaggaagggaaggaccAGGAGCTGGCCAAGCTTCGTGGGCAGGAGGCAGCCCAGAGAACGGAGCTGGGGGAGCTGCAGCAGACTGTGCAGCGACTGAGGGAACAGCTGGCCAAGAAAGAGGAGGAGCGCCAGCAGTCTCTCGGGCCGACAGGTGGGGAAGACCCTTCTGGGTCAGGAGTGCAGTCGGAGTCTCCAGGAAAGAGCGCGCGAAAAGGCCCTGAGCTCGAGGCTCTGCGGGCGGAGGTGAGCAAGCTGGAGCGGCAGTGCCGGGAGCACCAGGAGAAGGCCTCTGGCCTGGAGCGCAGCCTGGAGCGTGAGCGCGCGTCCCGCGCGGAGCAGTCCGGGGCCCTGGAGGCTTTGCAGGGCCAGTTAGAGGAGAAGGCCCAGGAGCTGGGGCGCAGTCGGGACACCTTAGCCACAGCCCAAAGGGAGCTGGCCACCCTCCGGGCCAAGGCCCAAGACCATAGCAAGGCTGAGGATGAGTGGAAGACCCAAGTGGCCCGGGGCCAGCAGGAGGCTGAGAGGAAAAACAGCCTCATCAGCAGCTTGGAGGAGGAGGTGTCCATCCTGAACCGCCAGGTCctggagaaagagggggagagcaAAGAGTTGAAGCGGCTGGTCGTAGCGGAGTCGGAGAAGagccagaagctggaggagaggcTGCGCCTGCTCCAGGCAGAGACCGCCAGCAATAGCGCCAGGGCCGCCGAGCGCAGCTCTGCACTGCGGGAGGAGGTCCAGAGCCTCcgggaggaggcagagaaacagcGGGTGGCTTCGGAGAGCCTCCGGCAGGAGCTGGCCTCACAGGCAGAGCGAGCGGAGGAGCTGGGCCAAGAATTAAAGACATGGCAGGAGAAGTTCTTCCAGAAGGAGCAGGCCCTCTCTGCCCTGCAGCTGGAGCACACCAGCACGCAGGCGCTCGTGAGCGAGCTGCTGCCCGCTAAGCACCTGTGCCAGCAGCTGCAGGCCGAGCAGGCAGCGGCCGAGAAGCGCCACCGGGATGAGCTGGAGCAGAGCAAGCAGGCGGCTGGTGGGCTCCGGGCAGAGCTGATGCGGGCCCAGCGGGAGCTCGGGGAGCTGGGGCCCCTGCGGCAGAAGGTGGCGGAGCAAGAGCGGGCAGCGCAGCAGCTGCGGGCTGAGAAGGCCAGCTACGCGGAGCAGCTGAGCATGCTGAAGAAGGCTCACGGCCTGCTGGCAGAGGAGAACCGGGGGCTGGGTGAGCGGGCCAGCCTTGGCCGGCAGTATCTGGAAGTGGAGCTGGACCAGGCCAGGGAGAAGTATGGCCAAGAGCTGGCAGCTGTGCGTGCTGACGCTGAGACCCGTCTGGCTGAGATGCAGCGGGAAGCACAGAACACGGCCCGGGAGCTGGAGGTGATGACTGCCAAGTATGAGGGTGCCAAGGTCAAGGTCCTGGAGGAGAGGCAGCGGTTCCAGGACGAGAGGCAGAAACTCACTGCCCAG GTGGAGCAGCTAGaggtatttcagagagagcaaaCTAAGCAG GTGGAAGAACTGACTAAGAAGTTAGCTGACCATGACCAAGCCAGCAAGGTGCAGCAGCAGAAGCTCAAG gcccagggaggggagagccaGCAAGAGGCCCAGCGCCTCCAGGCCCAGCTGAATGAGCTGCAGGCCCAGCTGAACCAGAAGGAGCAGGCAGCTGAGCACTACAAGCTACAG ATGGAAAAGGCCAAGACCCACTATGATGCCAAGAAACAGCAGAACCAGGAGCTGCAGGAGCAGCTCCGGGGCCTAGAGCAGctgcagaaggaaaacaaagagctGCGGGCTGAAGCTGAGCGGCTGGGCCGGGAGCTGCAGCAGGCTGGCCTGAAGACCAAGGAGGCCGAGCAGACCTGCCGCCACCTCACCGCCCAGGTGCGCAGCCTGGAGGCACAG GTTGCCCATGCTGACCAGCAGCTTCGCGATCTGGGCAAGTTCCAGGTGGCGACTGATGCCCTGAAGAGCCGGGAGCCCCAGGCTAAGCCTCAGCTGGACTTGAGTATTGACAGCCTGGATTTGAGCTGCGAGGAGGGGACTCCCCTCACTATCACCAG CAAGCTGCCTCGAACCCAGCCAGATGGCACCAGCATCCCTGGAGAGCCAGCCTCACCCATCTCCCAGCGACTGCCCCCCAAGGTAGAATCCCTGGAGTCTCTCTACTTCACCCCGATCCCTGCTCGGGGTCAGGCTCCACTGGAGAGCAGCCTGGACTCCCTGGGGGACGTCTTCCTGGATTCAGGCCGGAAGACCCGCTCCGCTCGTCGACGCACCACGCAGATCATCAACATCACCATGACCAAG AAGCTAGATGTGGAAGAGCCAGACAGCGCCAATTCATCCTTCTACAGCACACAGTCAGCCCCCGCCTCCCAGGCCGGCCCACGAGCCACCTCTTCTACGCAGTCTCTAGCCCGCCTGGGCTCTCCTGACGATGGCAACTCAGCTCTGCTCAGCCTGCCTGGCTACCGGCCCACCACTCGCAGCTCGGCTCGCCGCTCCCAGGCTGGGGTATCCAGTGGGGCTCCTCCAG gaAGGAATAGCTTCTACATGGGCACTTGCCAGGATGAGCCCGAGCAGCTGGACGACTGGAACCGCATCGCAGAGTTGCAGCAGCGCAACCGGGTGTGCCCCCCACACCTGAAGACCTGCTACCCCCTGGAGTCCAGG CCTTCCCTGAGCCTGGCTACCATCACAGATGAGGAGATGAAAACCGGTGACCCCCGGGAGACCCTGCGCCGAGCCAGCATGCAGCCAGCCCAGATAGCCGAGGGCGCAGGCATCACCACCCGGCAGCAGCGCAAACGGGTCTCCTCAGAGCCCCATCAGGGCCCTGGTACCCCTGAG TCTAAGAAGGCCACCAGCTGTTTCCCACGCCCCATGACTCCCCGGGACCGACACGAAGGGCGCAAACAGAGCACTACGGAGGCCCAGAAGAAAGCCGCCGCTCCGGCTGCTAAACAG GCCGACCGCCGCCAGTCCATGGCTTTCAGCATCCTCAACACGCCCAAGAAGCTTGGGAACAGCCTGCTGCGGAGGGGAGCCTCAAAGAAAGCCCTGTCCAAGGCCTCCCCCACCACCCGTAGCGGGACCCGCCGCTCTCCGCGCATCGCCACTACCGCGGCCAGCGCTGCCACCGCCGCCCTCGCTGCCGCCACTGCCACCCCGCGGGCCAAGGGCAAG gCAAAGCACTAA